One Brassica napus cultivar Da-Ae chromosome C4, Da-Ae, whole genome shotgun sequence genomic region harbors:
- the LOC106400868 gene encoding nuclear poly(A) polymerase 2-like isoform X1, translating to MVGTQALKSYGITKPLSVSGPSAADLKRNLELEKFLVDEGLYESKEETMRREEVLGRIDQIVKEWVKELTHRRGYSDLMMEDANALIFTFGSYRLGVHGPGADIDTLCVGPSYVNREEDFFIILRDILAEMEEVTDLQPVTDAHVPVMKFKFQGISIDLLYASISLLVVPQDLDISNSSVLSDVDEQTVRSLNGCRVADQILKLVPNFEHFRTTLRCMKYWAKRRGVYSNVTGFLGGVNWALLVARLCQLYPNAIPSMLVSRFFRVYTQWRWPNPVMLCAIEEDELGIPVWDPRKYHRDRYHLMPIITPAYPCMNSSYNVSQSTLRVMMEQFQYGNKICQDIELNKQHWSSLFEQYMFFEAYKNYLQVDVLAADAEDLLAWKGWVESRFRQLTLKIERDTNGMLMCHPQPNEYVDTSKQFRHCAFFMGLQRAEGVGGQECQQFDIRGTVDEFRQDVNMYMFWKPGMDVFVSHVRRRQLPPFVFPDGYKRFRQSKHQNQLGGEAGEPVESLSANVERHAKRKNDNELMDTRPEKPEKRASVSPPSVDVVSPECSAITTGGTPPIGIVSGPRAECLVTSDIGCSIPNVEVEAEKLINNSTEIINVSQNEHNSGSKQNVEVDNRSLVQGCRDPSVVVTCEGGQNKEKGRVVGSESINDTDKQRLPRRPNLKEDVDRVERESMLGEIADGVLQNGLCGRNLDHEGFLAAASLDSSGEHRNLHSDGLFKSGLSEELQTNNLLMGMGRPEDGARSESLQNSLMRHVLLQPNVNLCKS from the exons ATGGTGGGAACTCAAGCTCTTAAAAGCTATGGAATCACGAAGCCGCTTTCTGTTTCTGGTCCTTCCGCGGCTGATTTGAAGCGTAATTTGGAGCTGGAGAAG TTTCTGGTTGATGAGGGGCTGTACGAGAGCAAGGAGGAAACCATGCGGAGAGAGGAAGTTCTTGGACGCATTGATCAG ATTGTAAAAGAGTGGGTGAAAGAGTTGACTCATCGGAGGGGATATTCAGATCTGATGATGGAGGACGCTAACGCTCTCATTTTCACTTTTGGATCTTACCGCCTTGGT GTGCACGGACCTGGGGCTGATATTGATACTTTATGTGTTGGCCCATCTTATGTCAACCGAGAG GAGGATTTCTTCATCATCTTGCGTGATATATTGGCTGAGATGGAAGAAGTTACTGACCTTCAACCTGTTACCGATGCCCATGTCCCTGTCATGAAATTTAAGTTCCAAGGAATATCGATTGATCTTCTCTATGCTAGCATATCACTTCTTGTTGTGCCACAG GATCTGGATATCTCAAACTCTTCTGTGCTTTCTGATGTTGATGAGCAAACTGTCCGCAGTCTCAATGGTTGTAGGGTTGCTGATCAAATTCTTAAACTCGTTCCAAATTTTGAG CACTTCCGGACAACATTAAGATGCATGAAGTACTGGGCTAAGAGGCGTGGGGTCTATTCAAAT GTTACTGGATTTCTTGGTGGCGTAAACTGGGCGCTTCTGGTTGCACGCCTGTGCCAGCTTTATCCAAATGCTATTCCTAGTATGTTGGTTTCTCGATTCTTTAGAGTGTATACACAATGGCGTTGGCCGAATCCAGTCATGCTTTGTGCAATAGAAGAGGATGAGCTTGGGATTCCTGTCTGGGATCCACGAAAGTATCACCGTGACCGCTATCATCTTATGCCAATAATAACTCCTGCTTACCCATGCATGAATTCTAGTTACAATGTCTCTCAAAGCACTCTTCGTGTTATGATGGAGCAATTCCAGTATGGTAACAAGATCTGTCAG GATATTGAGTTAAACAAACAACACTGGAGTTCCTTATTTGAGCAATATATGTTCTTCGAGGCATATAAAAATTACCTTCAGGTTGATGTACTAGCAGCAGATGCAGAAGATTTATTGGCTTGGAAGGGTTGGGTGGAGTCAAGGTTCCGGCAGCTGACCTTGAAG ATAGAACGAGACACAAATGGGATGTTAATGTGCCATCCTCAACCAAATGAGTATGTGGACACTTCCAAGCAGTTTCGACATTGTGCATTTTTCATGGGCTTGCAAAGGGCAGAAGGAGTTGGTGGCCAAGAGTGTCAACAGTTTGATATACGTGGAACCGTTGATGAGTTCAGGCAAGACGTAAACATGTATATGTTTTGGAAACCTGGGATGGACGTATTTGTTTCTCATGTTCGTAGACGGCAGCTTCCACCTTTTGTTTTTCCAGACGGATATAAAAGGTTTCGGCAATCcaagcaccagaatcaactaggCGGGGAAGCTGGTGAGCCGGTTGAATCTTTATCCGCCAATGTTGAGAGACATGCCAAGAGAAAAAACGATAATGAATTGATGGATACAAGACCAGAGAAACCTGAGAAGCGTGCATCTGTTAGTCCACCTAGTGTAGATGTAGTTTCTCCTGAATGTAGTGCTATCACAACTGGTGGCACTCCACCGATTGGCATTGTTTCAGGTCCTAGAGCCGAATGCTTAGTAACTAGTGATATTGGTTGCTCCATCCCTAATGTGGAAGTTGAGGCTGAAAAATTGATCAATAACAGCActgaaattataaatgtttctcAAAATGAGCATAACTCTGGTAGCAAGCAAAACGTGGAAGTGGATAATAGGTCTCTAGTTCAAGGCTGCCGTGATCCTAGTGTTGTGGTAACATGTGAAGGTGGGCAGAATAAAGAAAAAGGTCGTGTTGTGGGCTCTGAATCCATCAATGACACTGACAAGCAACGTCTTCCAAGGAGACCAAATCTGAAAGAGGATGTTGATAGAGTTGAGAGGGAATCCATGTTAGGAGAAATTGCTGATGGTGTTTTGCAGAATGGATTATGTGGGCGGAACCTTGATCATGAG GGTTTTTTGGCTGCTGCAAGTTTGGATTCATCTGGGGAACATAGAAACTTGCATTCAGATGGATTGTTTAAAAGTGGTTTGTCAGAAGAACTTCAG ACAAATAATTTACTCATGGGGATGGGGAGGCCGGAAGACGGAGCTAGGTCAGAATCTTTGCAGAATTCACTGATGAGGCATGTACTTTTGCAACCCAATGTTAATTTATGCAAATCATGA